In Allomuricauda ruestringensis DSM 13258, the following proteins share a genomic window:
- the rpsC gene encoding 30S ribosomal protein S3, with protein sequence MGQKTNPIGNRLGIIRGWESNWYGGNDYGDKLAEDDKIRKYLFARLAKASVSRVIIERTLKLITITITTSRPGIIIGKGGQEVDKLKEELKKITNKEVQINIHEIKRPELDANLVAASVARQIESRISYRRAIKMAIAAAMRMNAEGIKIQISGRLNGAEMARSESYKEGRIPLSTFRADVDYALHEAHTTYGRLGVKVWIMKGEVYGKRDLSPLVGLSKSQGKGGKDNKKSRRRK encoded by the coding sequence ATGGGACAGAAGACCAATCCAATAGGAAATCGCTTAGGAATTATCAGAGGATGGGAATCCAACTGGTACGGAGGAAATGATTACGGCGATAAACTGGCTGAAGACGATAAGATCAGAAAATACCTATTTGCGCGTTTGGCAAAAGCTAGCGTATCTAGAGTTATTATAGAGAGAACCTTGAAATTGATTACCATTACCATTACCACGTCCAGGCCTGGTATTATTATTGGTAAAGGTGGGCAAGAGGTAGATAAACTTAAGGAAGAGCTTAAGAAAATTACCAACAAAGAGGTTCAGATCAATATTCACGAGATAAAGAGACCTGAGCTTGATGCAAACTTGGTAGCTGCAAGTGTCGCAAGACAGATTGAAAGCAGGATTTCATACAGAAGAGCCATTAAAATGGCCATTGCAGCAGCAATGCGTATGAATGCCGAAGGAATCAAGATTCAGATTTCCGGACGCTTGAACGGGGCCGAGATGGCACGTTCGGAATCTTACAAAGAAGGAAGAATTCCTTTGTCTACTTTCCGTGCAGATGTGGACTATGCCTTACACGAAGCTCACACTACTTATGGTAGATTGGGCGTAAAGGTATGGATCATGAAAGGAGAGGTTTATGGTAAAAGAGATCTTTCCCCATTGGTAGGATTGAGCAAGAGTCAAGGAAAAGGCGGTAAGGATAACAAGAAATCCCGTCGTAGAAAGTAA
- the rplV gene encoding 50S ribosomal protein L22 — MGVRKRQMAERLKEEKKQLAIAKLNNCPTSPRKMRLVADLVRGKQIEMALATLRFNPKEASRKLEKLLLSAIANWEAKNEGADIEAADLYIKEIRVDGGTMLKRLRPAPQGRAHRIRKRSNHVTMILEANNNVQS, encoded by the coding sequence ATGGGAGTTCGTAAAAGACAAATGGCCGAAAGGTTAAAAGAAGAGAAGAAGCAACTTGCTATTGCAAAGCTTAACAATTGCCCAACTTCCCCGAGAAAAATGCGTTTGGTCGCTGACTTGGTAAGAGGTAAGCAAATTGAGATGGCATTGGCTACCCTAAGGTTCAACCCAAAAGAAGCATCCAGAAAACTGGAAAAGCTATTGCTCTCTGCAATTGCTAACTGGGAAGCTAAAAATGAGGGTGCAGATATCGAGGCAGCTGATCTTTACATCAAGGAAATCCGTGTAGATGGAGGAACCATGTTGAAGAGATTGAGACCAGCTCCACAAGGTAGAGCACATAGAATCAGAAAGCGTTCCAATCATGTTACCATGATTTTGGAGGCCAATAACAACGTTCAAAGCTAG
- the rpsS gene encoding 30S ribosomal protein S19: protein MARSLKKGPYVHFSLEKKVQANIESGKKSVIKTWSRASMITPDFVGQTIAVHNGRQFVPVFVTENMVGHKLGEFSPTRSFRGHAGAKNKGKK from the coding sequence ATGGCACGTTCGTTAAAAAAAGGACCATACGTTCATTTTAGTCTGGAAAAGAAAGTCCAGGCCAATATAGAATCAGGTAAAAAATCAGTTATCAAAACGTGGTCTAGAGCCTCTATGATAACGCCAGACTTTGTTGGGCAAACCATCGCGGTACATAACGGTAGACAATTTGTTCCCGTATTTGTAACAGAGAACATGGTGGGTCACAAACTTGGGGAATTTTCACCTACAAGATCTTTTAGAGGTCATGCAGGAGCTAAAAACAAAGGTAAAAAGTAA
- the rplB gene encoding 50S ribosomal protein L2: MSVRKLKPITPGQRFRVVNGFDAITTDKPEKSLLAPIKKTGGRNSQGKMTMRHKGGGHKRRYRIIDFKRDKQDVDATVVSIQYDPNRTAFIALVEYKDGEKRYVVAQNGLQVGQTIKSGSGSAPEIGNALPLGEIPLGTIVSCMELRPGQGAIMARSAGTFAQLMAKDGKFVTLKLPSGETRMILATCLATIGAVSNSDHQLLVSGKAGRSRWLGRRPRTRPVAMNPVDHPMGGGEGRASGGHPRSRNGIPAKGYRTRSRTKDTNKYIIERRKK, encoded by the coding sequence ATGTCAGTTAGAAAATTAAAACCGATAACCCCTGGGCAGCGTTTTAGAGTAGTAAACGGATTTGACGCGATTACTACTGATAAGCCGGAGAAAAGCTTGCTTGCTCCGATCAAAAAGACGGGTGGTAGGAACAGTCAAGGAAAAATGACCATGCGCCATAAAGGTGGTGGACATAAAAGAAGATATCGAATCATCGATTTCAAAAGGGACAAGCAGGATGTTGATGCCACTGTGGTGTCAATTCAATATGATCCCAATAGAACTGCATTTATCGCCTTGGTAGAATACAAGGATGGTGAAAAAAGATATGTAGTTGCCCAAAACGGATTGCAGGTAGGTCAGACAATCAAGTCTGGTTCCGGATCTGCTCCTGAAATCGGAAATGCTCTTCCTTTGGGGGAGATTCCATTGGGTACCATTGTGTCTTGCATGGAATTGAGACCGGGTCAAGGTGCTATTATGGCGCGAAGTGCCGGAACTTTTGCCCAGTTGATGGCGAAAGACGGTAAGTTCGTTACCCTGAAATTGCCTTCCGGTGAAACTAGAATGATTTTGGCTACTTGTTTGGCTACTATCGGAGCAGTTTCCAACTCTGACCACCAATTGCTGGTATCCGGTAAAGCGGGTAGAAGCAGATGGTTGGGTAGAAGACCAAGAACTAGACCAGTAGCTATGAACCCTGTTGATCACCCAATGGGTGGTGGTGAAGGTAGAGCTTCAGGAGGTCATCCAAGATCTAGGAACGGTATTCCTGCAAAAGGATACAGAACCCGTTCTAGAACTAAGGACACCAATAAATATATCATAGAACGTAGAAAGAAATAA
- the rplW gene encoding 50S ribosomal protein L23, whose translation MSVLIKPIITEKMTADSELFNRYGFFVNPAANKLEIKEAVEATYGVSVEKVRTMNYGPMRKSRYTKTGIQHGKTNAIKKAIVDVAEGDIIDFYSNL comes from the coding sequence ATGAGTGTGTTGATAAAACCGATAATTACGGAAAAAATGACCGCTGATAGCGAGCTTTTCAATCGCTACGGATTCTTTGTAAATCCAGCTGCTAACAAGTTGGAAATCAAAGAAGCGGTAGAGGCTACTTATGGTGTTTCTGTTGAAAAGGTAAGAACCATGAATTATGGTCCAATGCGTAAGAGTCGTTATACAAAAACCGGAATTCAGCACGGTAAAACAAATGCAATCAAAAAAGCAATTGTTGATGTAGCTGAAGGTGATATTATTGATTTTTACAGTAATCTATAA
- the rplD gene encoding 50S ribosomal protein L4, with amino-acid sequence MKVAVLDIKGKETGRKVDLSDDVFAIEPNEHAIYLDVKQYLAHQRQGTHKAKERAEIAGSTRKIKKQKGTGTARAGSIKSPIFRGGGRIFGPRPKDYTQKLNKNMKRLARKSALSLKSKEKSLVVVEDFSFEAPKTKDFVNFLSSLGIENKKSLIVLGDSNNNVYLSSRNLERSEVVTGSELNTYKIVNATSLVLTESALERIESNLKK; translated from the coding sequence ATGAAGGTTGCAGTTTTAGATATCAAAGGAAAAGAAACAGGTAGAAAGGTAGACCTTTCTGACGATGTTTTCGCCATAGAGCCTAACGAGCACGCTATTTATTTGGATGTAAAGCAGTACTTGGCCCATCAGAGACAAGGAACGCACAAAGCCAAAGAAAGAGCAGAGATTGCTGGTAGTACCAGAAAGATCAAAAAACAAAAAGGTACTGGTACCGCAAGGGCAGGTAGTATCAAATCACCGATATTTAGAGGTGGTGGTAGAATTTTTGGTCCAAGACCAAAGGACTATACCCAAAAGTTGAACAAGAACATGAAGCGATTGGCCAGAAAATCGGCCTTGAGCTTAAAATCCAAAGAGAAATCTTTAGTGGTGGTGGAAGACTTCAGTTTTGAAGCTCCAAAAACCAAGGACTTTGTTAATTTCTTGTCTTCCTTGGGGATAGAAAATAAAAAGTCCCTTATTGTGTTGGGCGATTCAAATAATAACGTATATTTGTCGTCGCGTAATTTGGAACGCTCCGAGGTTGTAACAGGCTCAGAATTAAATACTTACAAAATTGTTAACGCAACAAGTTTAGTATTGACCGAAAGCGCTTTGGAAAGAATTGAATCGAACCTAAAGAAATAA
- the rplC gene encoding 50S ribosomal protein L3 — MSGLIGKKIGMTSIFDENGKNVPCTVLEAGPCVVTQVRTEEVDGYSALQLGFDDKAEKRANKAETGHYKKAGASPKKKVVEFQGFEGEFKLGDTVGVDLFVEGEFVDVIGTSKGKGFQGVVKRHGFGGVGQATHGQHNRLRAPGSIGAASYPSKVVKGMRMAGRMGGERVTVQNLRVLKVVPEKNLLVVKGCVPGHKNAYVTIEK; from the coding sequence ATGTCTGGGTTAATAGGTAAGAAAATCGGTATGACCAGCATTTTCGACGAGAATGGAAAGAACGTTCCATGTACCGTATTGGAAGCTGGGCCATGCGTGGTTACCCAAGTCAGAACCGAAGAGGTCGACGGGTACAGTGCCCTTCAGCTAGGTTTCGATGACAAGGCAGAAAAACGTGCTAACAAGGCCGAAACAGGTCACTACAAAAAAGCAGGTGCTTCTCCAAAAAAGAAAGTCGTTGAGTTCCAAGGGTTTGAAGGTGAATTCAAATTGGGAGACACCGTAGGTGTTGACCTTTTTGTAGAAGGAGAGTTTGTTGATGTCATAGGGACATCAAAAGGAAAAGGATTCCAAGGTGTTGTAAAACGTCATGGTTTCGGTGGAGTTGGTCAAGCGACCCACGGTCAGCACAACAGATTGAGAGCCCCTGGTTCCATAGGTGCTGCATCTTACCCTTCCAAAGTTGTGAAAGGTATGCGAATGGCCGGTAGAATGGGTGGTGAAAGAGTGACAGTTCAAAACTTGAGAGTATTGAAAGTGGTTCCTGAGAAAAATCTTTTGGTAGTTAAAGGATGTGTTCCAGGTCATAAGAATGCTTACGTAACAATTGAGAAGTAA
- the rpsJ gene encoding 30S ribosomal protein S10, giving the protein MSQKIRIKLKSYDHNLVDKSAEKIVKTVKTTGAVVTGPIPLPTRKKIFTVLRSPHVNKKSREQFQLSSYKRLLDIYSSSSKTIDALMKLELPSGVEVEIKV; this is encoded by the coding sequence ATGAGTCAAAAAATTAGAATAAAATTGAAATCTTACGATCACAATTTGGTGGACAAATCTGCTGAGAAGATCGTGAAGACAGTAAAAACAACAGGTGCTGTGGTAACTGGACCAATTCCATTGCCAACACGCAAAAAGATATTTACGGTTTTGCGTTCACCCCACGTGAACAAAAAATCGAGAGAGCAGTTCCAATTGAGCTCTTACAAGAGATTATTGGATATTTACAGCTCTTCATCAAAAACCATCGACGCCCTTATGAAGCTTGAGCTTCCTAGTGGTGTGGAGGTTGAGATTAAGGTCTGA
- the fusA gene encoding elongation factor G has protein sequence MGRDLKYTRNIGIAAHIDAGKTTTTERILFYTGVSHKIGEVHDGAATMDWMEQEQERGITITSAATTCTWKFPMENAKDLPDTKDYHFNIIDTPGHVDFTVEVNRSLRVLDGLVFLFSAVDGVEPQSETNWRLADNYKVPRIGFVNKMDRQGSNFLNVCKQVREMLGSNAVPIVLPIGDEADFRGIVDLAKNRAVVWHEDNFGSTFDVVDIPEEMKAEVKEYRAALIEAVAEYDEELMEKFFEDEDSITEDEVHAALRAAVMDRAIIPMICGSSFKNKGVQFLLDAVCRYLPSPLDKDDIVGLHPDTGESITRKPDPKEPFAALAFKIATDPFVGRLAFFRAYSGRLDAGSYILNNRSGKKERISRIYQMHSNKQNSIDYIEAGDIGAAVGFKDIKTGDTMSDEKAPIVLESMDFPDPVIGIAVEPKTKADVDKLGMALAKLAEEDPTFQVKTDEASGQTIISGMGELHLDIICDRLKREFKVDVNQGQPQVEYKEAITGTADHRETYKKQTGGRGKFADIVFTMEPAEEGKSGLEFVNVIKGGNIPKEFIPSVEKGFKEAMKNGPLAGFEMDSMKITLKDGSFHPVDSDQLSFELAAKLGYKVAAKKAKAVIMEPIMKLEVLTPEENMGDIVGDLNRRRGQVNSMSDRAGAKVIKAEVPLSEMFGYVTSLRTLSSGRATSTMEFSHYADTPSNIAEEVIKAAKGVTA, from the coding sequence ATGGGAAGAGATTTAAAATATACAAGGAATATAGGTATTGCAGCTCACATTGATGCTGGAAAGACAACTACTACAGAACGTATTCTTTTCTATACAGGTGTGAGTCATAAAATTGGTGAAGTGCACGATGGTGCCGCAACCATGGACTGGATGGAGCAAGAGCAAGAGCGTGGTATTACCATTACCTCTGCGGCTACCACTTGTACATGGAAGTTCCCAATGGAGAATGCGAAAGACTTGCCCGATACAAAAGATTATCACTTTAATATAATTGACACTCCCGGACACGTTGACTTTACGGTTGAAGTAAACCGTTCTTTGCGTGTGTTGGACGGATTGGTGTTCTTGTTCAGTGCCGTGGACGGTGTTGAACCACAATCCGAAACCAACTGGAGATTGGCCGATAACTATAAAGTGCCAAGAATCGGGTTTGTTAACAAAATGGATCGTCAAGGTTCCAACTTCTTGAACGTGTGTAAGCAAGTTCGTGAAATGTTGGGTTCCAATGCGGTGCCGATTGTATTGCCAATTGGTGACGAAGCGGATTTTAGAGGTATTGTCGACTTGGCCAAGAACAGAGCTGTTGTATGGCACGAGGATAACTTCGGTTCTACCTTTGATGTTGTTGACATTCCTGAAGAAATGAAGGCTGAAGTTAAGGAATACAGAGCTGCCTTAATCGAAGCTGTTGCAGAATATGATGAAGAGCTGATGGAAAAATTCTTCGAAGATGAAGATTCCATCACCGAAGATGAAGTACACGCCGCTTTACGTGCTGCTGTTATGGACAGAGCTATCATTCCAATGATTTGTGGTTCTTCCTTTAAAAATAAAGGAGTTCAATTTTTGTTGGATGCAGTTTGCCGTTACTTGCCATCACCTTTGGATAAGGATGATATTGTAGGGCTTCATCCTGATACCGGTGAATCAATCACAAGAAAACCAGACCCAAAAGAGCCTTTTGCGGCTCTTGCCTTTAAGATTGCAACCGATCCTTTTGTAGGTCGTTTGGCATTTTTTAGAGCGTATTCTGGTCGTTTGGATGCAGGTTCTTACATTTTGAATAACCGTTCAGGTAAAAAAGAACGTATTTCACGTATCTACCAGATGCACTCCAACAAACAAAACTCTATAGATTATATTGAGGCTGGAGATATTGGTGCTGCCGTTGGATTTAAAGATATCAAGACAGGGGATACAATGTCTGATGAAAAGGCTCCGATCGTATTGGAGAGCATGGACTTCCCTGATCCCGTTATCGGTATCGCAGTAGAGCCAAAAACAAAAGCTGATGTTGATAAATTGGGTATGGCTTTGGCTAAATTGGCCGAAGAGGATCCAACATTCCAGGTAAAAACAGACGAAGCGTCAGGTCAGACCATTATTTCTGGTATGGGTGAACTTCACTTGGATATTATTTGTGATCGTTTAAAGCGTGAGTTTAAGGTAGATGTTAACCAGGGTCAACCTCAGGTAGAGTACAAAGAAGCTATTACCGGAACAGCTGATCACAGAGAAACATATAAAAAGCAGACCGGTGGTCGTGGTAAATTTGCGGATATCGTATTTACTATGGAGCCAGCTGAAGAAGGTAAGTCCGGACTGGAGTTTGTTAACGTGATCAAAGGTGGTAATATTCCTAAGGAATTTATCCCATCCGTCGAGAAAGGATTCAAAGAGGCTATGAAAAATGGTCCTTTGGCAGGATTTGAAATGGATTCCATGAAAATTACCCTTAAAGATGGTTCTTTCCACCCTGTGGATTCCGACCAACTTTCTTTCGAACTTGCTGCAAAATTGGGTTACAAGGTTGCTGCCAAAAAAGCGAAAGCGGTAATTATGGAGCCAATTATGAAGTTGGAGGTACTTACTCCGGAAGAAAACATGGGTGACATTGTTGGTGACTTGAACCGTAGAAGGGGGCAAGTGAACAGCATGTCAGATAGAGCAGGGGCTAAGGTCATTAAAGCTGAAGTGCCACTATCGGAAATGTTTGGTTATGTTACTTCCTTGAGGACATTGTCTTCAGGTAGGGCGACATCCACAATGGAATTTTCACACTATGCAGATACACCTTCCAATATTGCGGAGGAAGTAATCAAAGCAGCAAAAGGAGTAACCGCTTAA